CAGGTGCCGTCGCTGACCGGGAGCCGGCGCCACTGCCCGCCGACCAGCGCCTCGGCGGTGATCCGCGAGGCGGCCAGGCGGTCCCCGGCGAGGGTGACCTGCGGGAGGGCCTCGGCGTAGCCGCCCCCGGTACGGTTGCGGACCTCCACGTCGATCTGGGTGGTGGTCCGTCCGGGGGTGAACGCGGTCGGCCCGGACACCACGGCGACCTGGGGCTGCCGAGGGTCCAGCACCGTCAGTTCGGCGTGGTCGGCGCCGAGGTTGACCGCGGCGGTGCCGGGCCGGGCGAACACGGCCGCGGTGATCTGGAGCGGGCCGGCGGAGCGGCTCGCGCCGACCTTGACGCGGTACTGGGTGGTGAGGCTGGCGCCCGGTTCGAGGGTAAAGGCGTCGGCGCGGGAGGCGGGCGGCTGGTCCGCCGACCCCGCCGGGAGGTCCTTCCAGTCGTCGCCGGTGCTGACCTGGAGCACGGCGCCCTTCCCCCGGTCGGTGTCGCAGCCGACGCCCGCCGGGACCTGGACGACCTGCGGGAGCAGACCCTCCAGGCGCAGCTCGGCGGTGTTGATCCAGGTCACCGAGAAGGGCACCGGGTCACCGCCGGAGGAGGCCTGCTGGGCGGCGCCGAGGCCGTCGATCTTCACCTGGACCACGCCGGACTTGTAGTCCGAGGCGGCGGCCGGGACGCCGGCGGGGCCGGACGGGGTGGGGCTGGGCCCGATCGGCAGCGCGGCGGTCGCGGTGGGGTTGGCGCTGACGGTGGCCGCCGGGCCGTCGTCCTTGCGGACGGCGCTGGTGGTCGCGTCGGGGATGGTGAGGTATCCGGCCACGCCCGCGGCCAGCCCGAACAGCGGGACCACCACCGCGTACACCGGCTTCAGCCGGCGTATCCGGGTGGCCGGCGGCAGGGCCTGTCGCAGGCCGTGCGCGGTGACCTGCTGGGCACGGGCGTTCAGTGCCTCGCGCAGCAGCCGTTCGGTGGGGGTCTCCTCGGGATGGTTCTGGTGGTCGTTCATCGCACCTTCTCCAGTTGCTTCTCCAGGGCGTCCAGGGCCCGGCTGGCGGTCGACTTCACGGCGCCCCGGGACAGGCCCAGGGTCTCGGCGATCTGCGCCTCGGAGAGATCGGACCAGTAGCGGAGCACCAGGACCTCGCGCTGGCGCTGTGTCAGCTCGTTCAGGGCGAGCAGCACCCGGCGGTGCTCGTCGTTGAGGACGGCGTGATCCTCGGCGGAGGGGGCGTCCGCCTCGTGCGGGGGCACGTACTCGCGGGCGGTCTTGCGGCGCCTCAGGACCGAGCGGGCGCCGTTGACCACGGAGGTCCTGAGGTAGCCGAGGGCGTTGTCGAGGCTGTCGAGCTCCTCGCCGTGCTTCTGGTAGAGCGCGGTGAACGCCTCCTGCACCACGTCCTCGGCGATGTCCTGGTGGTCGACCAGCAGGACGGCCATCCGGACCAGGCTCAGCCGGTGGGCGTGGTACAGCTCGGTCAGGGTGGGGCGGGGTTCGTCGGCCGCCCTGCCGCCGCGGAGCAGCCGCAGGCCGCTCCACCGACCGGCGGCCGGGGCTCCGGCCCGGTCACCCGGTGGTGGTGCGGCTTCCGCGGGTGCGCCGAAGAGCAGTCCCAGCAGACGCCGGACTCCCCCACCCGCGCCGAAGTGCCGTGCCGGCGCGACAGCCATGGACATGCGTTTTCCGCTCCCCCCGGTGGCGGCACCGCGGCGGCCGCCACACCTGTGATCATGAGTTCGAACGGCGAGATCATCCCAGTGCCCTCTCGCCGGGTCCGCAGGTGGTCCACCGTTCGGGTGGTCCACCGGCGCGGTCGGGCCCGGTGCAGGTCCCCCGGGGCGCTCGGATGGCTCGCCCTGGTAGACGTCCATCCCCGCGCGAGGTTGCGGGCGGGTGCGGGATTTCCGGGAGGCGGTCGCGGCTACACTCGCGGGGATTTCGCCGGACCCCGCAGGAACGGGAGGACGCCGTGGCCGTGTCCGTCGCCATCGGACCGCGACCGGAGCCGGTGCACACCGTCGCCGTGTACGCCTTCGCCGGCATGGCGCCCTTCGAACTCGGCGTGGTGGTCGAGGTGTTCGGCCTGGCCCGGCCGGAGGTGTCGGGGCTGCTGGCGGTGCCCTGGTACGGGGTGGTGGTCTGCGCGGACGAGCCGGGCGTGCCGCTGGACGCGGTCGGCGGTTTCTCGCTGACGGCGCGACACGGCCTGGACGAGCTGGCGGCGGCGGACACGGTGATCGTGCCCGGGGTGCCCGACGCCTCCGGCGGCGCGGTCCCGCCCGGTCTGGTCGCGGCCCTGCGGACGGCGCACCGGCGGGGCGCCCGGATCGTGTCCATCTGCTCGGGTGCCTTCGCGCTGGCCGCCGCCGGTCTGCTGGACGGTCTGGAGGCGACCACCCACTGGCGGTACGCCGACCTGCTGCAGCAGCGCCACCCGCGGGTCCGGGTCAATCCGGACGTGCTGTACGTGGACAACGGCTCGGTGCTGACCAGTGCCGGCAGCGCGGCCGGCATCGACCTGTGCCTGCACCTGGTCCGCCGGGACCACGGGGCGAGGGTGGCCAACACGGTGGCCCGCCGGTTCGTGGTGCCGCCGCACCGGGACGGCGGGCAGGCGCAGTTCATCGAGGCGGCGGTGAAGCCGGTCGAGGAGGAGGACGACGGGATCGGCCGCTCGATGCGCTGGGCCCTGGACCACCTCGCCGAACCGCTGTCCGTCCCGCTGCTGGCCCGCCGGGCCCGGATGTCGGAGCGCTCCTACCTGCGGCACTTCACGGCCCGCAACGGCACCAGCCCGATGCGCTGGGTGGTCACCCAGCGCATCGCGGCCAGCCTGCCGTTGCTGGAGTCCCCGGACGGCACGGTGGAGGAGATCGCCGCCGCGGTCGGGTTCGACAGCGCGGCGACCTTCCGGCACCACTTCGGCCGGGTCGTGCGGACCTCCCCCACCGCGTACCGGCGGACCTTCGGCCGTACGGTGGCCTGAACGGTCCGGAGACCGCCGGGGTCCGCCCCGGCGGTCTCCGGCGCCCGGGTCAGCCCCGGCGGTCCGCGTTGGCCGTGATCGCGTCGTGCAGCCACTGGGCGAGGCCCGGGGCGATCTTCTCGTAGGTGGCGGTGAACCGGGGGTCGGCGACGTACATCCCGGCCAGGCAGCGGTGCATCTCGTACGGGCAGTCGTAGAAGTTCTCGGTGATCTGCCGGCGGTGCTCCTCGGCGAGCTCGGCCGCCTCGTCGCTGTCCGGCGCGACCCCGTCCGCGACCGCCCGGGCCATCCGGGAGTTGAGCTCCTCCCCGGCGGCCTGGATGCGCTGCCAGTCCTCCTTGGTGTAGCGCGCGGTGCGGCGCTGCGACTCCTTCCAGGCGTCGGTGTCGCCCCAGCGCTGCTCCGCTTCCGACTCCCAGCTCTCCTGGTAGTCCGGGCCGAAGACCTCGAACTTCTCCTCCGGCGTCAACTGGATCCCCATCTTCTGTGCCTCCATGGCTCGTTCGACCGCCGCGGCCAGTTCCTGGAGGTGCCTGATCCGGTTGCCGATCAGCTCGCGCTGACGGCGCAGGTGCTCGGTCGGGGTGACCGAGTCGTCGTCCAGGATGGCCGCGATCTCTTCGAGCGGGAAGTCGAGCTCACGGTAGAACAGGATCTTCTGCAGGCGGTCCAGGTCGGCCTCCTCGTACCGGCGGTAGCCGGCCGGGGTGCGGCCGCCGGGCGACAGCAGGCCGATCTCGTCGTAGTGATGCAGCGTGCGCACGGTCACCTTGGCGATCTTGGCCAACTGGCCCACCGAGTAGGTGTTCACCGGGTTTGCTCCCTCCTCGCTGGTGTCGACTCTCCGGCCTTCCGCTGCGTGAGGGTCAAGCCGGTTCCCGGACCGGACGGTGCCGACCGCCGCCGGGGCGCGGGTGCACGCCGTACGAGTCTCCGATCCGGGGGCCGGGCGCGGGCGCGGTTCCCTGGCACACCACCCAATTGTCGGGGGTCGGCGCGCCCCGGGACGATGACCGCATGATGACGACTCCCCTGCCCCGGCGGCTGGCCGCCGAGGCGGTCGGCACGGCCGTGCTGGCCGCGGTCCTGGTCGGCTCCGGCATCCGGGCCACCGGGCTGAGCCAGGACGGCGGGGTGCGCCTCCTGGCGAACGTGCTCGCCTCGGTGCTGGCGTTGGCGGTGCTGATCGCGCTGCTCTCGCCGGTCTCCGGAGCGCACCTCAACCCGCTGGTCTCGGCCGCCGCCTGGTGGACCGAGCGCCGCTCGGGCACCGGCCTGACCGGCCGCGAACTGGCCGGGTACGTGCTGGCGCAACTGGCCGGGGCGACGGCCGGGGTCGGGGTGGCGAACGCAATGTTCGAGCGGCCGTTCGTGGAGCTGTCGGGGCAGGAGCGGGCGGCCGGGCACCTCTGGCTGGCCGAGGGGGTGGCCACCGGGGTGCTGATTCTGCTGGTGTTCGGCCTGCTGCGGTCGGACCGCGGCCGGTACGCGCCGGTGGCGGTGGCGGCCTGGATCGGCGCGGCCTGCTGGGGGACCTCCTCGGGCAGCTTCGCCAACCCGGCGCTGACCCTCGGCCGGGCGCTGAGCGACACGTACACCGGGATCGCGCCGGGGTCGGTGCCGGCCTTCGTGCTGGCCCAGGCGGCGGGCGCGGCGGTCGGGTTGGCGGTGGTGACGGCGTTGTTCGGCCGGGCCCGGCACCTCGCTCCGGACGACGCCCGGGAGCTGCTGGCCCACCCGGCCGGCCGCTGAGCGGCGGCCGGCCCTGCCGTGTGGGGTCTCAGTACGCGGTCTCAGCCCGTGAAGAAGGTCTTGGCGTCGAGCAGCGCGGTCTCGTCCGCGAGGACGTCGCCCGGTCGGGAGCCGTTGCCGAGCAGGACGCCGCCGAAGTCCATGGCCAGGTAGCGCGCGGTCAGCCGCAGGGTGCCCACCAGCGGGTCGGCGTCGGCCCGGTCGGTACCGGCCAGGGCGGTGACGCCCCAGAGGGTACGGCCGGCCATCCGGCGGCGGAAGTCCACGCCGGGCGCCCGCATCCAGCCGGACCAGTGGTCCAGGTAGAGCTTGGTGCTGGTGCTGACGGCGTACCAGTAGAGCGGGGAGACCAGCACCAGGTCGGTGGCGTCGAGGGTGGCATCCATCAGGGTGCGGGCGTGGCCGGTGGGGACCGGGTAGTCCCCCTCGCCGTCGTGCCGGGCGTCCTCGAAGGGCTCCATCGGCAGGTCGGCGAGGCGCAGCCAGCGCTGCTCGGCGCCGTCCGGGAGCTGCTCGGCGGCGCGGCGGGCGAGCAGTTCGGAGTTGCCCTCCAGCCGGGTCGAGCCGAGCAGGAACAGGAAGCTGCGCTGGGTCATCGGGTCCCTCCCCGTCGCGGCCGGGCGGGCCCCGGCCACTGGTCCACAAGTCCGTGGGGGCGCCCGGCATTCCTGGCGGCTCCGCGGCGACCCGACGGCCCGGCGACCCGGTCGGTCCGGTCAGTCCGGTCAGTCCGCGACGCCGCGCTCGGCGACCACGCGCTCGATGGCGATGCGGACCAGCAGCTCGCCCGGTACCCCGTTGCGGGCCCCGTACTCCTCGGCCCGGTCGGCGCCCATGTAGCGGGCGGCGATCCGGGTCGCCCAGGTGCGCAGATCGGGCAGGTCCTCGCTGATCCGGGCGGTGCCCTCGACCAGGACGAAGGCGAACGGCGGCCGGTCGTCGTCCACGCAGAGCGCCACCCGGCCGTCGCGGGCGAGGGTGCGGCCCTTGACGGTGGACTTCCCGGTGGTGAGGACGAGGTCGGGGCCGTCCACCAGGAACCACACCGGGGCGAGGTGCGGGCGCCCGTCGGCCCGGGTGGTGGCGAGTTTGCCGGTACGGGTGCCGTGGGAGAGGAAGGCGCGCCACTCGGGCTCGGTCATGCGGGGCATGCCGCCCATCCTGGCGGAACCGGGGTGGTGACCTCTGGCTTCGACACGGCGCCGGACCGGTGTCGTGGTCGGCTCGGGCGGGTCGGCGCGGGCGGTCAGCCGGCCTGCGTGGGGTCGGCCGGCGGGCGGTCGGCGAGGCCGTAGCGCTCCAGGTAGCCGGCGAAGCGGTCGAGGTCCTCGTCGGACCAGCCCTCGAACCGGCCCGCGAAGGACTGGCGGCGCCGCTCGTACGCCTCCGCCAGCAGCTGTTCGCCGGCGTCGGTGAGGCGCAGCAGCTGGCCGCGCTGGTCCTCCGGGTCGGCTTCGCGGCGCAGCAGTCCGAGCCGCTCCAGGGCACCCACCTGGCGGCTGACCGTGGACTTGTCGAGCATGAAGTGCGAGGCCAGGTCGGCACCCCGGCAGGATCCGCGTTCCTTCACCAAGTCGAGCATGCTGTAGGTGACCAGGGAGAGGTCCGGGTGGATGCGGGCCGCCTTGTGGCGGGCCCGGCGGGCGAACGCGGTCAGCTCCCGCTGGATCATCTCCAGCGCGGCGTCGCGGTCGGGCATGGCGGGTGCTCCTTCGTTCCGGGTGCTGCGGACCACCGTAGGGGTCCGGCCGGGGGCGGGCGCCGACCGGCCCGCGCCCGCCCGGATCGCCGCCGGGCCCCGCCGCGACGGCCCGGGCAAGCCCTGAGGTCCGCGGCCCGGTCAGATCACCTCGGCGAGCTCGCGCAGCAGCCGGGCCTTGGCCTTGGCGCCGACCATGGACTTCACCGGCTCGCCGTCGCGGAAGAGGATCAGGGTGGGCATCGACAGCACCCCGTACGCGGCCTGGGTCTCGGGGTTGGTGTCCACGTCCAGCGCCACCACCTTGAGCCGGGCGGCCTCCTCGCGGGCGATCTCGGCGAGGACCGGGGCGATCTGCCGGCACGGCGGGCACCAGGCGGCGGTGAAGTCGACCAGGACGGGCCGGTCGGCGGCCAGCACCTCGTCGGCGAAGGTGGCGTCGGTGACCTCGGACAGGTGCGCTCCCATGGGTGTGCTCCTCGGTTCAGGGGGTGGTCAGTTCGCAGCGCGGTTCGGGGCCGGACGCGGCGGCGCGTTCCCGTTCGGCCCGGGCCAGCTCGTCGGCGACCCGGTCGCGCACCTGCTGGAGCTCGTCCAGACAGGCGTCCAGCTCGGCGAGCTTGGCCCGGTAGACGTCCAGCGAGGCGGGGCAGGAGTCGCCGGCCGGGTGCCCGGCCTGCAGGCACTCGACGAAGGGCCGGGTCTCCTCCAGCTCGAATCCGAACTCCTGGAGGGTCCTGATCTGCCGGAGCAGCCGCAGGTCCTCCTCGTCGTAGGCGCGGTACCCGTTGCCGTTCCGCCGCGCGGGCAGCAGGCCGCGCTCCTCGTAGTAGCGCAGGGTCCGGGTCGTGGTCCCCGCGCGTGCCGCCAGTTCGCCGATCCGCATGCCCCGACGCTAGACCTTCCCGTCCGCGTCAACGCCAGCCCCCGTGCGGCCGCTGTCGCCCGGGGCCGGGTGTCAGCCTCCGGTGAGGCCGGTGATGGACCGGTCCGCGACCCGCACGGTGTACCGGACGCGCAGCGAACTCCCGTCGTCCCAGCGTTCGGTGGCGTCCACGGGGGTCAGCGCGGCGCCGACCGGACCGTCCGCGCGCCGGACGCTCCAGCCCGTGGGCACGTGCGGTGCCCGGAAGACCGGGTCGGCCGTGTGGTCCGCCGCCCAGCGGTCGAGTGCGGCGTTCAGCTCCGGCGTCAGGTAGAGCGCCCGCACCTCGGAGGGCGTCCATCCGGTGTCGCCCGCGCCGAGCACCGCGTCCCGGTACGCGCCGAGGAACTCGTCCACCAGCGCCGCGTCGCGGTCCCGGCCCGCCGCCGGGACCGCCTGGGGCGATGCGAACAGCACCGCCAGGGCCGTCAGCACCGTCCCGGTCGCCCGGATCAGCCGTCTCATGACCGCACCTCCGTCCCTCCGCCGCCCGGTTGCGCCACACCTAACCATTAATAGATGATTGAACGGTTAGGTTTTCCGCTGCCCGAGGAGCCCCATGTCGTCCGTGCGTCCGCCGCTGCCCCCGTTCACCCTCGAAACCGCCCGCGCCAAGGTGCAGGCCGCCGAGGACGCCTGGAACACCCGCGACCCGCGGCGGGTCGCGCAGGCGTACACACCGGACTCTGTCTGGCGCAACCGTGCGCAGTTCATCAACGGACGCGCCGAGATCGAGGAGTTCCTCACCCGGAAGTGGGAGACCGAGCTCGACTACGCGCTCCGCAAGGACCTCTGGTCGTTCACCGGGAACCGGATCGCCGTCCGGTTCACGTACGAGTGGCGGGACGCCGACGGCCAGTGGTGGCGCAGCCACGGCAACGAGCTGTGGGAGTTCGACCCGGACGGCCTGATGGCCCGTCGCGAGGCCAGCATCAACGACCTCCCGATCGACCCGCAGGAGCGCACCGTCTTCGGTCCCCGGCCGGCCGCCGAGCCGGACGGGCGGTAGCCGGGACGCGGCGCGGGGTTCCGGTTGTCGGTGCCGGGTGCGAGCATGGCGGGGTGCTGACTCCTGGACGCGAGGACGGGCCGCTCACCCCGGGCGAGCGGCTGGTGCGGATGCCCGGTTTCTGGGCGGCCTACCTGCGGCCGCACGGCACGGGCGACCCGCAGCCCCTCCCGACCCGGCCGGAGCTGTTCGGGGCCACCGCCGCCCAGGTGGAGGCGGTCCGGGTCGCGCTGGCCGGCGCGGAGGGCCCGGGGCCGTTCGCCGGCCGCCCGCTCTCCTGGCCTCAGCTGCTGCACGCTGCCCGGCATCCCGGCGCCGCCGACCCGGTCACCGACCGGCGCATCCGCCTGCTGCTGCTCCTGCCGCGGCTCGCCCCGGCCGCCGCCCTCCCCGACGACGCGGCGGTGACCGTGGCCTCCGCGCTCGCCGCCGTGGGCGTCCCGCCGTCGCACCGGGCCACCCTCGCCCAGTCCCTCCTCCCCGGGCCCGCGGCTTGCCGGCTCACCGCCCCGGCTCACCGCGCCGCCTGAGCCCCGGCGGGCTGCCCGCGTACCGCTGGAATCCCGGCCGAGCGGCGCGGTGGAAAGATCTTGGAAAGATCCGCCGCGGCGATGTCGAGGACGAGGCGGCGGCTCCGACCGAGGGGTGACGGCGCGCCACCGGGGCGCGCGGGGACGGGGAGGACACCCGAGATGAAGTACCTCGCGATGATCTACGGCAACCAGGAGAAGTGGGAGTCGTTCCCCGCCGAGGCCTGGCCGGAGGCGATCGCCCGGCAGGAGGCGTTCAACCGCCGGTACCGCGAGACCGGCGAACTGCTGGGCGCGTACGGCCTGGCGGACGCCGCCGCGGCCAGGCTGGTGCGGCGGGACGAGGCCGGCGCCCCGGCGGTCACCGACGGGCCGTACCTGGAGACCAAGGAGTACATGGCCAGCTTCTACCTGCTCGACTGCGAGAGCGAGGAGCGGGCGCGGCAGATCGCCGCGGACCTGCCGTTCGCCGACGAGCAGCCGGTGGAGCTGTGGCCGATCCTGCACGAGTCCGCGGCGGACGTGTGAGCGTCGCCCCCCGTTCCGAGGACCTGCTGCGCGAGCTGGCGCCGCAGGTCCTCGGCGCACTGGTCCGCCGGTACGGGCAGTTCGACGCCTGCGAGGACGCGGTGCAGGAGGCGTTGCTGGCCGCCGCGCTGCAGTGGCCCTCGGAGGGCGTGCCGGCGAACCCGCGCGGCTGGCTGGTGACGGTGGCCTCCCGCCGCCTGCTGGACCAGGTGCGCAGCGAGGCCGCGCGGCGCCGTCGGGAGGAGGCGATCGCCGTCGCCACGCCGCAGGCGGAGCTGCTGGGACGGCCGGCCGACGCCGATCCGGCCGCCGACCGGGACGACTCCCTGACGCTGCTGTTCCTGTGCTGCCACCCCTCGCTCTCCGGGCCGAGTCAGGTGGCGCTGACCCTGCGGGCGGTGGGCGGTCTGACGACCGCGCAGATCGCCGCGGCCTTCCTGGTGCCGGAGGCGACGGTCGCGCAGCGGATCAGCCGGGCCAAGCAGGGCATCCGCACCTCGGGGCTGCCGTTCCGGATGCCGGATCCGGCCGAGCACGGCGCACGGCTGCAAGCCG
The window above is part of the Kitasatospora sp. HUAS MG31 genome. Proteins encoded here:
- a CDS encoding YciI family protein; translated protein: MKYLAMIYGNQEKWESFPAEAWPEAIARQEAFNRRYRETGELLGAYGLADAAAARLVRRDEAGAPAVTDGPYLETKEYMASFYLLDCESEERARQIAADLPFADEQPVELWPILHESAADV
- the trxA gene encoding thioredoxin, with protein sequence MGAHLSEVTDATFADEVLAADRPVLVDFTAAWCPPCRQIAPVLAEIAREEAARLKVVALDVDTNPETQAAYGVLSMPTLILFRDGEPVKSMVGAKAKARLLRELAEVI
- a CDS encoding MarR family winged helix-turn-helix transcriptional regulator, whose translation is MPDRDAALEMIQRELTAFARRARHKAARIHPDLSLVTYSMLDLVKERGSCRGADLASHFMLDKSTVSRQVGALERLGLLRREADPEDQRGQLLRLTDAGEQLLAEAYERRRQSFAGRFEGWSDEDLDRFAGYLERYGLADRPPADPTQAG
- a CDS encoding MerR family transcriptional regulator; the protein is MRIGELAARAGTTTRTLRYYEERGLLPARRNGNGYRAYDEEDLRLLRQIRTLQEFGFELEETRPFVECLQAGHPAGDSCPASLDVYRAKLAELDACLDELQQVRDRVADELARAERERAAASGPEPRCELTTP
- a CDS encoding aquaporin; translated protein: MMTTPLPRRLAAEAVGTAVLAAVLVGSGIRATGLSQDGGVRLLANVLASVLALAVLIALLSPVSGAHLNPLVSAAAWWTERRSGTGLTGRELAGYVLAQLAGATAGVGVANAMFERPFVELSGQERAAGHLWLAEGVATGVLILLVFGLLRSDRGRYAPVAVAAWIGAACWGTSSGSFANPALTLGRALSDTYTGIAPGSVPAFVLAQAAGAAVGLAVVTALFGRARHLAPDDARELLAHPAGR
- a CDS encoding RNA polymerase sigma factor, producing MAVAPARHFGAGGGVRRLLGLLFGAPAEAAPPPGDRAGAPAAGRWSGLRLLRGGRAADEPRPTLTELYHAHRLSLVRMAVLLVDHQDIAEDVVQEAFTALYQKHGEELDSLDNALGYLRTSVVNGARSVLRRRKTAREYVPPHEADAPSAEDHAVLNDEHRRVLLALNELTQRQREVLVLRYWSDLSEAQIAETLGLSRGAVKSTASRALDALEKQLEKVR
- a CDS encoding PPOX class F420-dependent oxidoreductase, translating into MGGMPRMTEPEWRAFLSHGTRTGKLATTRADGRPHLAPVWFLVDGPDLVLTTGKSTVKGRTLARDGRVALCVDDDRPPFAFVLVEGTARISEDLPDLRTWATRIAARYMGADRAEEYGARNGVPGELLVRIAIERVVAERGVAD
- a CDS encoding MerR family transcriptional regulator, whose amino-acid sequence is MNTYSVGQLAKIAKVTVRTLHHYDEIGLLSPGGRTPAGYRRYEEADLDRLQKILFYRELDFPLEEIAAILDDDSVTPTEHLRRQRELIGNRIRHLQELAAAVERAMEAQKMGIQLTPEEKFEVFGPDYQESWESEAEQRWGDTDAWKESQRRTARYTKEDWQRIQAAGEELNSRMARAVADGVAPDSDEAAELAEEHRRQITENFYDCPYEMHRCLAGMYVADPRFTATYEKIAPGLAQWLHDAITANADRRG
- a CDS encoding flavodoxin family protein, which gives rise to MTQRSFLFLLGSTRLEGNSELLARRAAEQLPDGAEQRWLRLADLPMEPFEDARHDGEGDYPVPTGHARTLMDATLDATDLVLVSPLYWYAVSTSTKLYLDHWSGWMRAPGVDFRRRMAGRTLWGVTALAGTDRADADPLVGTLRLTARYLAMDFGGVLLGNGSRPGDVLADETALLDAKTFFTG
- a CDS encoding nuclear transport factor 2 family protein, which produces MSSVRPPLPPFTLETARAKVQAAEDAWNTRDPRRVAQAYTPDSVWRNRAQFINGRAEIEEFLTRKWETELDYALRKDLWSFTGNRIAVRFTYEWRDADGQWWRSHGNELWEFDPDGLMARREASINDLPIDPQERTVFGPRPAAEPDGR
- a CDS encoding helix-turn-helix domain-containing protein, whose amino-acid sequence is MSVAIGPRPEPVHTVAVYAFAGMAPFELGVVVEVFGLARPEVSGLLAVPWYGVVVCADEPGVPLDAVGGFSLTARHGLDELAAADTVIVPGVPDASGGAVPPGLVAALRTAHRRGARIVSICSGAFALAAAGLLDGLEATTHWRYADLLQQRHPRVRVNPDVLYVDNGSVLTSAGSAAGIDLCLHLVRRDHGARVANTVARRFVVPPHRDGGQAQFIEAAVKPVEEEDDGIGRSMRWALDHLAEPLSVPLLARRARMSERSYLRHFTARNGTSPMRWVVTQRIAASLPLLESPDGTVEEIAAAVGFDSAATFRHHFGRVVRTSPTAYRRTFGRTVA